One part of the Pithys albifrons albifrons isolate INPA30051 chromosome 21, PitAlb_v1, whole genome shotgun sequence genome encodes these proteins:
- the RAD51D gene encoding DNA repair protein RAD51 homolog 4 isoform X2 — translation MVVLRAGLCPGLTEEMIQLLRANGIRTVVDFVSSDLEDVAQKCSLSYKALVAVRRVLLAQFSAFPANGADLYEELKSSTAILPTGSPSLDQLLDSGLYTGEVTELMGAPGSGKTQVCLSIAASVSLGLRQHVLFLDSTGGFTASRLYQMLRAQTEDEEEQVEALQRIQVVRVFDIYEVLSALQDLRDRLSQQVVSSVGPLKIVVIDSVSAVIYPLLGGRQSEGLAIMMQLSRELKTLAREFSLAIVVTNQVTRDSSTGLLKPALGRSWSFVPSTRVLLESREATWGKGPTQRVVSLAKSPRQPTGLQVELDIGDGDAPEPSPVTPTQGL, via the exons ATGGTGGTGCTGcgggctgggctctgccctggcctcACGGAAGAGATGATCCAGCTTCTCAGGGCAAATGGCATCAGGACAG TGGTGGACTTTGTGTCATCAGACCTGGAGGATGTTGCCCAGAAGTGCTCCCTGTCTTACAAG GCCCTGGTTGCAGTGAGGCGTGTGCTCCTGGCCCAgttctctgccttccctgccaaTGGAGCAGACCTGTATGAGGAGCTCAAGAGCTCCACGGCCATCCTGCCCACTGGAAGCCCGAG CCTGGACCAGCTGCTGGACTCGGGGCTGTACACGGGGGAAGTGACGGAGCTCATGGGAGCACCGGGCAGTGGGAAGACACAG GTGTGCCTGAGCATTGCAGCCAGTGTGTCTCTTGGCCTCAGGCAGCACGTCCTGTTTCTTGACTCCACCGGGGGTTTCACTGCCTCCCGTCTCTACCAGATGCTCCGAGCCCAGACAGAGGATGAGGAAGAGCAG GTGGAGGCTCTGCAGCGGATCCAGGTGGTCCGTGTGTTTGACATCTATGAAGTGCTGAGTGCATTGCAGGACCTGCGGGATCGCCTCTCCCAGCAG GTCGTGAGCTCTGTGGGACCCCTCAAGATCGTGGTGATCGACTCAGTGTCAGCTGTGATTTACCCACTGCTGGGTGGCAGGCAGTCAGAGG GTTTGGCCATCATGATGCAGCTCTCCAGGGAGCTGAAGACACTGGCCAGGGAGTTCAGCCTTGCTATTGTG GTGACCAACCAGGTGACAAGGGACAGCAGTACTGGCCTACTGAAGCCAGCCCTTGGCCGCTCCTGGAGTTTCGTGCCCAGCACCCGagtgctgctggagagcagagaagcCACCTGGGGGAAAGGCCCCACACAGCGTGTGGTGTCCTTGGCAAAGTCACCTCGCCAG CCAACAGGGTTACAGGTGGAGCTGGATATTGGAGATGGTGATGCTCCCGAGCCAAGCCCAGTGACACCCACACAGGGGCTCTGA
- the RAD51D gene encoding DNA repair protein RAD51 homolog 4 isoform X1 has translation MRAGPGAVPALPLPAGSRKGAGRAGGPPGAGAACEGGEGRRETQRGALLERGLCSSRAPVAVDMVVLRAGLCPGLTEEMIQLLRANGIRTVVDFVSSDLEDVAQKCSLSYKALVAVRRVLLAQFSAFPANGADLYEELKSSTAILPTGSPSLDQLLDSGLYTGEVTELMGAPGSGKTQVCLSIAASVSLGLRQHVLFLDSTGGFTASRLYQMLRAQTEDEEEQVEALQRIQVVRVFDIYEVLSALQDLRDRLSQQVVSSVGPLKIVVIDSVSAVIYPLLGGRQSEGLAIMMQLSRELKTLAREFSLAIVVTNQVTRDSSTGLLKPALGRSWSFVPSTRVLLESREATWGKGPTQRVVSLAKSPRQPTGLQVELDIGDGDAPEPSPVTPTQGL, from the exons ATGCGAGCGGGACCAGGAGCCGTCCCGGCGCTTCCGCTGCCGGCAGGAAGCAGGAAAGGGGCCGGCAGGGCCGGGGGTCCCCCCGGTGCGGGGGCGGCGTGCGAGGGCGGcgaggggagaagggagactCAACGTGGGGCTCTGCTGGAGAGGG GTCTCTGCTCCTCCCGCGCCCCCGTGGCTGTGGACATGGTGGTGCTGcgggctgggctctgccctggcctcACGGAAGAGATGATCCAGCTTCTCAGGGCAAATGGCATCAGGACAG TGGTGGACTTTGTGTCATCAGACCTGGAGGATGTTGCCCAGAAGTGCTCCCTGTCTTACAAG GCCCTGGTTGCAGTGAGGCGTGTGCTCCTGGCCCAgttctctgccttccctgccaaTGGAGCAGACCTGTATGAGGAGCTCAAGAGCTCCACGGCCATCCTGCCCACTGGAAGCCCGAG CCTGGACCAGCTGCTGGACTCGGGGCTGTACACGGGGGAAGTGACGGAGCTCATGGGAGCACCGGGCAGTGGGAAGACACAG GTGTGCCTGAGCATTGCAGCCAGTGTGTCTCTTGGCCTCAGGCAGCACGTCCTGTTTCTTGACTCCACCGGGGGTTTCACTGCCTCCCGTCTCTACCAGATGCTCCGAGCCCAGACAGAGGATGAGGAAGAGCAG GTGGAGGCTCTGCAGCGGATCCAGGTGGTCCGTGTGTTTGACATCTATGAAGTGCTGAGTGCATTGCAGGACCTGCGGGATCGCCTCTCCCAGCAG GTCGTGAGCTCTGTGGGACCCCTCAAGATCGTGGTGATCGACTCAGTGTCAGCTGTGATTTACCCACTGCTGGGTGGCAGGCAGTCAGAGG GTTTGGCCATCATGATGCAGCTCTCCAGGGAGCTGAAGACACTGGCCAGGGAGTTCAGCCTTGCTATTGTG GTGACCAACCAGGTGACAAGGGACAGCAGTACTGGCCTACTGAAGCCAGCCCTTGGCCGCTCCTGGAGTTTCGTGCCCAGCACCCGagtgctgctggagagcagagaagcCACCTGGGGGAAAGGCCCCACACAGCGTGTGGTGTCCTTGGCAAAGTCACCTCGCCAG CCAACAGGGTTACAGGTGGAGCTGGATATTGGAGATGGTGATGCTCCCGAGCCAAGCCCAGTGACACCCACACAGGGGCTCTGA